A DNA window from Candidatus Zixiibacteriota bacterium contains the following coding sequences:
- a CDS encoding Rrf2 family transcriptional regulator, translating to MQLSRKADYALRAVMHFAGMPKGRLASIGAVAKAQKIPREFLAKILKDLTWAGILVSYQGVTGGYRLARAPKDISFLDVVEAMEGPISLNLCCEGDKCECEHYKGCRMRDFWIKQQDLFRKTLSQANFGKYRAVIKDN from the coding sequence ATGCAATTGTCAAGAAAAGCCGATTATGCCCTTCGCGCCGTCATGCATTTTGCCGGCATGCCGAAAGGAAGGCTGGCATCAATCGGCGCGGTTGCCAAAGCGCAGAAAATCCCCCGCGAATTTTTAGCCAAGATATTGAAAGACCTGACCTGGGCCGGCATCCTGGTTTCATATCAGGGAGTGACCGGCGGGTATCGGCTGGCGCGCGCCCCCAAGGATATTTCCTTTCTCGATGTGGTGGAAGCGATGGAGGGTCCCATCAGTCTCAATCTCTGCTGTGAGGGAGATAAATGCGAATGCGAGCATTATAAGGGATGCCGGATGCGCGATTTCTGGATTAAACAGCAGGACCTGTTTCGAAAGACTCTGTCGCAGGCGAATTTTGGGAAATATCGGGCTGTGATAAAAGACAACTGA
- a CDS encoding polyprenyl synthetase family protein: MDQNRLKALIKPVEQDMMQFDSRLMSNLTNESPLITSIAQHLMKSRGKRIRPAIMFLTARAAEFFTDQTINGSLAIELIHTATLLHDDVVDNADMRRGLETVNFKWTNLISVLMGDYIFAKAFRLMVKTESLELIDEISRATERVSVGELRQVEETANFDLSEEEYLKIIADKTASLFAVSCAAGPILARQNGRTKERFTVFGEKIGVAFQIADDLLDYVGDPKVTGKEPGIDLVNGKVTLPLIYSLRHSEQGKRNEILRMLGNGVGKGGFQKILGYVRESGGIDYAYRRAHEIAQEGLTSINGLNDSIYYNSLLGMVDFSTSRAG, encoded by the coding sequence ATGGATCAGAACCGATTAAAGGCGCTCATAAAGCCGGTCGAACAGGATATGATGCAGTTCGACAGCCGGCTGATGTCTAATCTGACCAATGAATCCCCGTTAATAACTTCTATCGCGCAACATCTGATGAAAAGCCGCGGCAAGCGGATTCGTCCCGCCATAATGTTTCTGACCGCCCGCGCCGCCGAATTTTTTACCGACCAGACTATCAATGGCTCCCTGGCGATTGAGCTGATTCATACCGCCACCCTGCTGCACGATGACGTGGTTGACAATGCCGATATGCGCCGCGGTCTGGAGACGGTTAATTTTAAATGGACCAATCTGATTTCGGTTCTGATGGGGGATTATATCTTTGCCAAGGCGTTTCGCCTGATGGTGAAAACGGAATCGCTGGAATTGATAGATGAAATCTCCCGCGCCACCGAGCGGGTTTCGGTGGGGGAATTGCGGCAGGTGGAAGAGACCGCCAATTTCGACCTTTCCGAAGAGGAATATCTGAAAATCATAGCGGATAAGACCGCTTCGCTGTTTGCTGTTTCCTGCGCCGCCGGCCCGATACTTGCCCGTCAGAATGGCCGCACCAAAGAGCGGTTCACAGTATTTGGCGAGAAGATCGGGGTCGCTTTTCAGATTGCCGATGACCTTCTGGACTATGTCGGCGACCCCAAAGTGACCGGCAAAGAGCCGGGGATTGACCTGGTCAATGGCAAAGTTACTCTGCCTCTGATTTATTCCTTGCGGCACAGCGAGCAGGGAAAGAGAAACGAGATTCTTCGGATGCTGGGCAACGGTGTCGGCAAGGGGGGATTCCAGAAAATATTGGGGTATGTTCGCGAGTCTGGCGGTATCGATTATGCGTACCGGCGGGCGCACGAAATCGCCCAGGAGGGGCTGACGTCCATAAATGGGCTGAACGACTCGATTTATTACAATTCGCTTCTGGGGATGGTTGATTTTTCCACCTCCCGCGCCGGATGA
- a CDS encoding saccharopine dehydrogenase C-terminal domain-containing protein gives MKIAVIGSGLMGRAAVYDLSRAEGVKEVGLFDFDADLALEIARKFGNDITTAAKLDARDEDQVAKALENYDACISAVTYKYNEGLTRAAIRSRTHFFDLGGNNDVVRLQFEMDNAAREAGITVIPDCGLAPGMVSVLAAAGIKEFDKVDSLRIRVGGLPQVPRPPLNYQLVFSSEGLINEYWEPVIILENGQPRTVNPMTGLEKLEFDGIGELEAFYTSGGTSTLPDTYKGVINFLDYKTIRYPGHCHLFRTMLEIGLGSRSPVRVGDITVEPREVFKRVLEKNLTFNEPDLVLVRLMFEGAKAGNPKKLTYEIIDRQDSRTGLTSMMRCTSFPVAIIAWMVCSDKITDRGVVPQELAVEPQFFIGQLKKRNINVVVKE, from the coding sequence ATGAAAATAGCTGTAATTGGGTCCGGGCTTATGGGGCGGGCGGCTGTGTATGACCTGAGCCGCGCCGAAGGTGTAAAGGAAGTGGGGCTTTTTGATTTTGACGCCGACCTGGCGCTGGAGATTGCCCGCAAATTCGGAAATGATATAACAACGGCGGCAAAGTTGGATGCCCGCGATGAAGACCAGGTGGCAAAAGCGCTTGAGAATTATGACGCCTGCATATCGGCGGTTACTTATAAGTACAACGAAGGACTGACCCGGGCGGCGATAAGGTCGCGCACGCACTTTTTCGACCTGGGGGGAAATAACGATGTGGTGCGGCTTCAGTTTGAGATGGACAATGCCGCTCGCGAAGCCGGGATAACCGTTATACCGGATTGCGGTCTGGCGCCGGGAATGGTCTCGGTTCTTGCCGCCGCCGGCATCAAGGAGTTTGATAAAGTCGATTCTCTGCGTATCCGTGTGGGCGGACTGCCCCAGGTGCCGCGCCCCCCGCTGAACTACCAATTGGTGTTCTCCTCGGAAGGGCTCATCAATGAGTATTGGGAGCCGGTCATAATTCTGGAAAACGGACAGCCCCGGACAGTCAATCCAATGACGGGACTGGAGAAACTGGAATTTGACGGCATCGGCGAACTGGAAGCATTTTATACATCGGGCGGCACCTCGACTCTCCCCGACACTTACAAAGGGGTAATCAATTTTCTGGATTATAAAACAATTCGATATCCGGGGCATTGTCATCTATTCCGCACCATGCTGGAAATCGGTCTTGGTTCGCGCAGCCCGGTGCGTGTCGGCGATATAACAGTCGAGCCGCGGGAAGTGTTCAAGCGGGTCCTGGAGAAGAATCTGACCTTCAACGAACCGGACCTGGTTCTGGTGCGCCTGATGTTTGAAGGGGCTAAAGCCGGGAACCCGAAAAAGCTGACTTATGAGATAATCGACCGTCAGGACAGCCGGACCGGATTGACCTCGATGATGCGCTGCACATCGTTCCCGGTTGCGATAATCGCCTGGATGGTCTGCAGCGACAAAATTACCGACCGCGGCGTGGTGCCGCAGGAGTTAGCGGTGGAGCCGCAGTTTTTCATCGGGCAGTTGAAGAAGCGGAATATAAATGTCGTTGTTAAGGAGTAG